TGGCTAATGGAAAAAATTTTAGTAATCTTCTCTTTAGTCAAATTCCAGTTGACCTTGATTCACCTGAACCTTTTTGGTTCGGTAGTCAAGGTCCTGATGACTCTCCTTTCATGAGTGCTCCCGACGTTCCTGCTAAGTCTCCTGTGAGCTCTTCTCCGGACGTTCGGGCAAAGTCTGGTGTGAATCCAAATGCCTCATGTCCTGAGAGGAGAAAATGGACTCCCAGAGATGATAAAATCCTTATTGGTGCTTGGCTAAACACCAGTAAGGACCCTGTGATGAGCAACGAGCAGAAGTCCACTTCTTTCTGGAAGCGTATAGTAGAGTACTACAACGCAAGTCCTCTCCTCGCTGGGACAGTACCGAGAGAGATCACCTCTTGCAAGCAGAGGTGGTCTAGGATTAACGGCGATGTATCCAAGTTCTGTGGCTGCTACGATGCGGCTCTGAGGGAGCAGAGAAGTGGGCAAAACgatgatgatgtgatgaaaaCCGCCTTGGACATTTTCTTCAACACGGTCGGCTACAAGTTCGCCATGGATCACTGCTGGAGGGAGCTGAGATACGACCAGAAATGGTGCTCCCACTATCCTGCTAAGGACGCTGGAAAGGAGAAGCGCAAACAAGCTGTGGAGGTGGATACAGAAGTGGCCGAAGGTGTCGATCCAGAAGTTAGACCTCGCGGGGTTAAAGCGGCCAAAGCTAgtaccaagaagaagaagagtggcaGGGAGGAGGAGTTGTCGAGGCTACATGGGGTTTTAGAAATTAAAGAGAAACTGTCTAAACAAAAGCTTCTTGATCGTTTACTAGCTAAGAAAGAACCTCTCTCAGATATGGAAAACAGTCTCATGCTCAAACTAATGTCCGAAATGATATGATCTATTTTCAATCTTGCTTTTGAGGTAGAACTGTTTGTGTACTGATTGTTTTTTAATGGTTATGACACGGTACTAACTCTTGTCACTCTGTTTTGACAGGTTCGCATGTGGGAAGGAGTCACGGGTCTTTATCTGATGGAGTAGGAATCACGGGTGATGGAGTAGGATTCACGGGTGATGGAGTAGGAATCACGGGTGTAGTTGTATGAGTCACGGGTCACTCTCTCTAGCATATGTATTATAAGTAGTAGTTGTAGTCTTTGC
This genomic interval from Brassica napus cultivar Da-Ae chromosome A6, Da-Ae, whole genome shotgun sequence contains the following:
- the LOC106375537 gene encoding glutathione S-transferase T3-like isoform X1; this encodes MNSFAFHLLNCSDLIAINRVEGLLKPSVSLVECHRETIKTMANGKNFSNLLFSQIPVDLDSPEPFWFGSQGPDDSPFMSAPDVPAKSPVSSSPDVRAKSGVNPNASCPERRKWTPRDDKILIGAWLNTSKDPVMSNEQKSTSFWKRIVEYYNASPLLAGTVPREITSCKQRWSRINGDVSKFCGCYDAALREQRSGQNDDDVMKTALDIFFNTVGYKFAMDHCWRELRYDQKWCSHYPAKDAGKEKRKQAVEVDTEVAEGVDPEVRPRGVKAAKASTKKKKSGREEELSRLHGVLEIKEKLSKQKLLDRLLAKKEPLSDMENSLMLKLMSEMI